ATAGAAACCCTCAAATAACGTGCCGAACAATCACACTAAACGGCTTTGTCGTTGCATGTCTTCTTTGTTTCTAAATTAGCGAGCTTAACAAGCAAGAATGATGTTGACAGAACGTAAAGTCTCGATTATTTCAAGTCACATGGCTTTCTAATAAGTACCACTtgtatcctggaattaaattggtatGGGTGGTAACATAAGGTGATGGAtagacaaaattaaaatttgttgcCAAATGCTTTATACATGGACCATacaaaaaaggtcatttcGCGTCGATGATAGctcgagaacgactacgaaaTGTACAAATCTGAAAACGTTCGTTCAAGGCGTGCAACTCCaatgtttctctttgttaaCTGGTGGTGCAAACTGTGGCCGCTATCTTTTCGCTGTCGGGTGACACAGTTGCTTAAGCTCCTGATATGACTCCTTACTTTAAGAATGTGAGAATTGTATCTTGGAATATTAAACGTAAAGGAAGCACAGTTGAGACTGACTGTCAACCGAATTCCAGCCTCAAAACTAAATCAAGCAATTGTTTTGAGCCGTACATTTCTTGGAAAGAAGAGTAAAATTCCCAACTCGTTTGCTCACTAATCACGAAACGGGCGATTTTAATTTATGGTTCTCAACGAACCAGAAACTCATTCTCAAGTTAGTTTAGAAACCAGACAAAAACGACGCGGTCTTACCTCGTCCTTGAATTTGTGTACTTAGCTCGCAAATGATCGAATGAACTGCGCGTGAATTTTCGAACAGTTAAGGCAGTTCAGAGCCCGGAAAAAAGCCGATTTCAGTTACTGTCGTTTACTCGGAATCTCTAATCAGCTTTCTTGGAAAACAGACATGATTTTATAATTAGGTACCAACTTCCCATGAGGATAATTTAGAAGTCTTATTTAAAATCTTGGAAAAAACTAAACACTCCAAGCTGAAAATAACTTCTTTCATGAAATGTGCACCAATGTTGACGAAAAGGCCGGGCAGCTTGTAAATGCGTAGATGTTTAAGATATTAGCATAACTGAGGTGGGTTTTCCAGGAAAATTACGCAATAATTCGTTAGGTTTACGCCCTCGCTTAGGCTTAGACACAAATATCAGGATATTTCAAAAGATATTTTGAGCGTTATGGATATTTAGAACATTTGATGATAGTTGGAAATGTTTAGGATTTTCTTTGCTTAAATTCTATGATGCAGTAGTTTTCAGAGAGTCTCAATCTTTCTTTTGTCAACTTTCCCGTTCAGCGGTTTCTTCCTTGAATAATATATCCCATAAGTGTATATCACTAGCAGGGCTTTGTCATTGCAGCTGTCTTGTTGTTGCCAAAAGCTTTACACATGGACCATACAACTACAGAACAGGTCATTTCGCGTCGATAATAAGCGAGAACGACCTGGAAATGTACAACCCTGAAAAATGTCGTCTAATGCGTGCAATTCCAGCGTTTCTCATTGTTAATTGGTGGTGAAATTTGTGGCTACCTTTCCGCTGCGGGTGACACAGTCGCTTTTGGAAAACACCAAACCCTTCAAGATGAAAATAACTTCTGTCATGAAATGGAGCTTCACCACATGTTGACAAAAAGGTCGAGAAGCTCGTatacaacctcgttcccaggtcTTTCATCCCTCGTtccctttggggtggggagatgaaaggCCCTGAGAACGAGGTTGGCTCGTATAGTGAAAGTAACTAAATGTTCAATATATTAGCATAGCTGAGGTGCATTTTTATTCGTTGGGTTTAAACTCTCGCAGCCTCTTCCCCATTTCAAATAAGACAGTGTCAAAGGACATCACTTCCAGTTACTGTGGTTGTCTCAAAATGGCTTTGCATATTTAAGCTCAATTGCGTTGCGTTGTGTTCGAAGCGTCTTTCACACATTGTATACTTTTCTCAAGCACCAACATTTATTTCTACTCACAAGAACTgatttttactttgcattatgaTCATGCTAAATACAATGCATCACTCGGGATCAGGAACCTATCCCTTGGAATCTATTACTTGGAATTCGGGACCCATGACTCGGAATTCAGATTCTGCGGCTCTCTTGAATTCATATACATACGGTGAGCTGAATGGGGGAAACTCGGCCCATGCTACATCTTGCAGCCAATGACCTACTAGCAACTCGACTACTGACCTTAAAAACGCTATCATGGAATGCTTTGAACAAGTCCCTGACTTGCTCGCCTCCCTTACTGTCGGatgtgttttgaaacagcagCTCTTTCAGCTTAGAGATCAGATTGTGTTTGATTTTCATCACCATTGCTCCTTTCTTCTCGTTTGACTCGGGCACTTCGCTCATAGCAAGACTCGGGAGTTCCTTTTCCACCTGAAACCAATTATCTTAGCTAAAAACTGACGACCATTCTTTTTCTACAAATCGACAGTTTTTGTCGTCGCCTTGCCATAAACTAATGAAACAGTCACCAAGAATAAAGATTTCATATTCGTTTCGTATTAAGCACAATCGCAGAGAGTATCCATTGTGTTTTTGTCTGAATTTCCGAGACTGCGCATTAAAAAACCTGAATACCACAATTTGCAATCTTTGAACCAGCGAGTGGTTGACCAAAAGGGACCTTAGGGAAGAGTGCAGAAAGGACTTTTAGCAAGAACGATCCTGCTCTTTCCTCACctttatctttctttccttcatcTCTCTTACTAATCTCGGAATCTCATCGATCATTTTGTTTGCCAATAAGGAGATCATGGACTCCATGAGCCGTTCTACTCCACACAGGTGCTGAATGTCTTTGTAGTGAGGATGTCTCGCGAAccactctttttcttttatctgagTCATTTCTGCGTCCCAGTCCTTCTCGGAGGAGTCCGTACCATCTTTGCCTGGTTGTGAAACATACCATCAGAGAGCTGAATATAGCTAACAAAAGTAAACGTATCCGTTAATCTTGGAATTATTTTGGTGATCATAAACGAAAATATACTGAGCTTTTTCCGAGAATGGAGAAAGAAAACTAGATAACAAAATTAAGCGCACTGCCCTACTTCTCTACACAATCCACAGTGGCTTCGTAAATCTTACCAAGGCGCCACCTCTGAcgatcaaaacaaaatctcGACATTTCTTCACTTCTTagctaaaatttaaattctagGTTTTTGTTATCATAGCGACGTCGAACTTACGTTATAGCGCTACGCCGATGTAGCTTACATCAAATGAAATGTCAGTCATTTGTCAATGGGTCAACATGTAGTGTTAAAACACATGACAACTCGCATATGATGCAAATTCCTCCAATGAAATTTAACATTAAGTGGAGGACAGGATATTGTTGCCCTCAGATCATACCTCTGAGAACAATAAAACGACCGTCTTCCAGGGTGAAGCTTGATTGATTCAAGGCAACTCTCTTTCCCATGTCATCTTCCATCCTCAATTTGTCCGGCTTGGTTAAAACGGAGATGGTGCGTGTCCTGAAATCCTGGGCCTGCGTCATGACAAGGTTGATTGCGCTGTCGCCAGTGGGGTCCCCTACTTCGGACACGATCACAATAATGCTCTTTGTGTTCTTTTTAATGTACTCCAGCACCAGTTGTTGAGTGACGTGATTCATTCGTTGGTCGTCATTGGCGAAGTGCGCGCCGAGAAGGTCCACCAATGTCAAGGTCGTGAGACTGGGGCCTGGAGACGATAAATCGTAAGAATGATCCGGGAACAGTCTTTTAGAACGAATCCCGGGTAAATAGTTTCGGTGATAAAAATTGGGCACTGGCACGAGGCAACAAATTTCGTAGGAAACTTGGTCAGGACATGTAGATACACTTTTAATTCTTGTGGCCCTTCTACAAAGGTGGAacaattcattttctttagcAAGTATTAAGATTGAAGACGAAAAGAATTGAACTTGTCCTTGTTCCATGTAAAGTGCATAACAAATAGAGAACGCACTTTCAACTTCGGAAGATAAGAAACGATAAATGCGTTGTTACGCTGTGCAATCACGGAACAAATTGCTTGGCAATGCCTttgcaaaacaatttgcataaaccGGCCCTTATATTTTACACAGTTTACCATGTAAAGTCACATTTACTGGGGTCTTGGATATCGGCGTTCCTGGTTCTTTGGGAAAGCGATCCGAAACTTTATTGAGAAACTGCTCCACTAAATCGTCTTTGGGATCTTCTACTGTTCCTCCGATATCTGGGATGCTTTCACATCTCACCTCTACTTTTGTCTTCGGGCCATTTCGGAGATTGAGTATTATGGGATACGTGGTACGCGCTTGAAGCGTATTGGCTGTTTCATTACGTCGCATGGGAAGTAGATAACGACCAATCAGCCGGTTTATAAGCGTCGTTTTCTCCATGTTTTGCTTGCCCACCATCACCAAATGCGGGATTTTAAAGGCTTGGCTAAGAGTATCGTTGCTTATCATAGTTTGGATGAAATCCAACACGGCGCCAAACTCGCTGCTGCGACCATATTTCGAAACAGGTGATTCTGTTGCgcctgacattttgaaattgggTGTCCTGCGCGTAAGAAACAACAGCtagataatattttctttcttcagaAATGACAACCAACTTTGATCCTTTAGAAATAAATCTCCGACTTAGACTGCATCAAAGAATAAAATCATtgtcaagaaaatgaagaggaaGAGTTTCCTAAGAATACTTTCCATGCAGATCGTTACTGCTTTGATCGTTATTTGCTCTGACCGTGGAACGTTTTTATGCCGTAATGCTTACGATTTCATGTGTAACTGCCCTTGATTTAATTGAGCAAGTGACCTTCACACGCAGCCGTGCGGCATTCGAAGCATCTTATAATTTCGGCTACGAACGACTTCGACGTCATATGTAAAATATGGAGGTGTAAGATTGTAAGTCGGCGTCAAATCAGAAAATGCAGGCAATTTCAAATACCTTTTATGGTCCAGATTCGCCTACGCGCTGTCACTTTTTCAAAACGGTGGTGTAACCTGATCAAACGCCAACGTGGAAAAGATGACTTTTTTTGCAACGAACTCGACTGTAACTTGTTCATGGACtgttagtttctttagaaactgtggtactgcgtcggtgggaaagtgaaaaattttttaaatttcttgacaCCACTTCAAGAATTCTTGAACTGAATCTTGGTCATTAGCCGAGGTCTCCGCCCTTGATGGCATCAGTAAAGAGTACATTTTCAACATTAGATCTGCTTTAATTGCTCCTGTCGACTGTTAATGTAACTAACTCAAAATGTCTCAGCATCAACGTTGAAGAAAAACACGGAGcagtttgaaataaaatacgTCAATATTTATGATACTGGCATAACCGTGGTGCGTTTTCTGGGAAAATTACTCAATAAGCTTGGTTCAATTTTCAAGTCACGCAATAATTTCTTTAACAGCTTAACGTTTACAAGtaatcaaattttcagaggGTACTGCCACGGTGTCACTGAATATGAGAACTGCATTGAATCATTCAAAGACAAAATACCACGTGGTGTGTTTCCTCCTGTCAATCAGGGTTTAAGTTCTTCCCTAACTCTAGTGGGACAGCGTCAAAGGATGTCACTTTCGGTTAACATCGGTGTCTGACAACGACTTTGCTTATCCACTGCTTAAACATCACATTGCCAGACATTTGggtcaaaatggcggacgcgTGTGCGCATTCAGTCGTTAATGGCGGCAATATCGTGCAAGAAAATGTATGGGATTTCAACAAAAATCCAAAATACAACAACGAGTCAGAGTATTCCCTAGCTCCGACTCGAAACATGTTTAGTAGAAATTAAGCTGTACTTCtaacataaaaataattcaaaaggTTTTTGTCTACTTACTTCCAGTATTCGATATTGGAGGCAAGCCATTACCTCttgtttgtttaaaatatAGCGTAATCCATGGAAAAAGATCGTCGATTTGAGGAACAACCCTCCAAGAAGTCTACTAGCTCCGACCCGCATTAAATACAGGGAAGTTCAAACTACGCAAATCGTCCATAAAAAGAGGCTTGTCTTGACAATAAGAGACTTCCAAAAGAGCTtgaaaatttctatttttgctTTGTGGTTTGAGCCCATCCTTGAGAACGTACGAGAATGGAAAGCGTTAAAGGAAAAACTCCTTCGAAGCCTTGGAACAGACGCcatattagggacctttagattcgaCTCCGAgtacgactacgagtacgagatttgaccgCGCGGGGCCTGGAATTACCAAAGTTGTACTCGTTGTTGGCTGTCGTGATTTGCAAATTTAGAATGTAAACAACGATCGGAAACAACGAGTTTCCAACTTCGCCGCTTTTGTTTGCAATGTTTGCGAAGAAAAATGTCTTGGCAGCTGCGATTATGCTTTTTAATGATGAAATACTCGAGGAAGATGAGATGTTTTGCGTGTTTTCCGAGCTGAACAGGAAAAATCCACCCTTTCCGTACTGGAACTACGATTGTATCGAGAAGCAAATGGACGACATGTCATCTGCAGAAATCAAATCCGAGTTTAGATTTGGTCACTCAGAACTCCCTCTCCTGGCAGAGGCACTACAAATACCACAGTACTTCGTCTGCAGTAATGGGACTGTTGCTTCTGGAATGGAAGGGCTGCTCATGTTGCTGAAGCGGTTCGCATATCCGTGTCGCTTGAGCGACATGATACCAAGATTTGGACGCTCAGTTCCAGAAATCAGTTTGATTTTGGCTGAGGTTACAGACCACATCTACCGTACCAATGGCCATCTACTGCAAGACTTGAACCAGCCTTGGTTAGAGCCACAGCAACTCGAGAGTTTTGCCCGTGCTATTCACCAGAGAGGGGCTGCACTGAGTAATTGTTGGGGGTTTGTGGACGGCACTGTCCGACCTATCTGTCACCCTGGTGAACACCAGCGTATTATGTATAATGGACAGAAAAGGGTGCACGGAATTAAATTTCAGTCAGTTGTGGCACCGAATGGTTTGATTGCAAACCTCTATGGACCTGTAGGTAAGATCCTGTGTTACATACAGAGTTAAAATAAGACGTGAAAAATGTTGACTTCGCTATAAAACTTGCAAGTTTAATACAAGACCTATTTGTTGTTACTATTGTCACTTCTTTGGAGTggcaaatttataaaatttgcttttggtTTATGGAAAGCCTGCATATTTTATGAATGTACTATAGtataaataaaatgatttagTATATATATTACCAAGCCAGTGAACAGTGCTTTGATCAGCCACTCAAACTTAGACTATCCTTTGCTATTCAACCcccagcaaaaaaaaaaatgccttccTGATTCACCCTGGTTTCAAAAGTAACATTTTGTGCTTATGCAAGCTCACTGAAACTCTATGTGTTTAAGGACATGGGTAAAGCGGTAAATAACATGAAAAACTTTTACAcataaaatctttaaaaaaaatgcagtaaATATTCACCACTATTCACTTCCACTTtggtgaataattattgttaaatagcccCAGTTCAGGTCATATGGGAGGGTATTATATATCAAATTTCTTAGAGTAGTTAGTAGAAACTCAGCTGTGTTCTATTGAAAACCCCTCGAATCTGATTGATTCTCGCACTTCTATTCGCCGATAGAAAATGATCGAGTGCCCATAGCTCTTTGACCGGTAGTTTATCTTAATTTTAGGCTTTAAAATCCATTATATTCTTAGTTTTGGGCTGCAATTGTTTAGAGTTtctactaaaacaattagactacaaGCCTGAGTTTTTTATGAGCGATAGCCAACTCGGCTGCACCTCATTGATTATTTGCTCACAGGAAACTTGGGCttgtagtctaattgttaattataaaaCCCATGCAATGTTGGGGGTTTAACTTCCACCTTGTACATGTAGGTTCTTGATCCACTTGTTTCTTAtggtattttaatttccaattGGTTCATGCTTTCGTGCACCATCCAGTCAGTGGCTTACAAATTATGGCAAGGCAAATTGCTTGCACTGTCAGCATGCTATGTTGGATTATGGAGCACGCTTACAGACATTGAATTTGATTGCACTGCTCTGCTAGCTGTGTTAgtataaattatattattat
This sequence is a window from Acropora palmata chromosome 6, jaAcrPala1.3, whole genome shotgun sequence. Protein-coding genes within it:
- the LOC141883653 gene encoding uncharacterized protein LOC141883653, which codes for MFAKKNVLAAAIMLFNDEILEEDEMFCVFSELNRKNPPFPYWNYDCIEKQMDDMSSAEIKSEFRFGHSELPLLAEALQIPQYFVCSNGTVASGMEGLLMLLKRFAYPCRLSDMIPRFGRSVPEISLILAEVTDHIYRTNGHLLQDLNQPWLEPQQLESFARAIHQRGAALSNCWGFVDGTVRPICHPGEHQRIMYNGQKRVHGIKFQSVVAPNGLIANLYGPVEGKRHDAGMLRMSGLLDQLQQFSHSPAGQPLCIYGDPAYPLRIHLQAPYKAAHLTQDQEAFNSSMSDVRSAVEWVFGDILSYFAFLDFKKNLKIGLSPIGTMYSVCGLLRNAITCFYGSITSDYFDLQPPTIQEYFQI
- the LOC141883654 gene encoding uncharacterized protein LOC141883654 — encoded protein: MSGATESPVSKYGRSSEFGAVLDFIQTMISNDTLSQAFKIPHLVMVGKQNMEKTTLINRLIGRYLLPMRRNETANTLQARTTYPIILNLRNGPKTKVEVRCESIPDIGGTVEDPKDDLVEQFLNKVSDRFPKEPGTPISKTPVNVTLHGPSLTTLTLVDLLGAHFANDDQRMNHVTQQLVLEYIKKNTKSIIVIVSEVGDPTGDSAINLVMTQAQDFRTRTISVLTKPDKLRMEDDMGKRVALNQSSFTLEDGRFIVLRAIFSSLMVCFTTRQRWYGLLREGLGRRNDSDKRKRVVRETSSLQRHSAPVWSRTAHGVHDLLIGKQNDR